One window of Proteiniborus ethanoligenes genomic DNA carries:
- a CDS encoding RNA-binding S4 domain-containing protein — MRIDKYLKNARIIKRRTIAKEACEQGRVLVNGKEAKPGTVLSVGDIIQINFGANTMKIEVLKLLEHVTKESAEEMYRNI; from the coding sequence ATGAGAATAGATAAATATTTAAAAAATGCAAGAATAATTAAAAGAAGAACAATAGCCAAGGAAGCATGTGAGCAAGGAAGAGTTCTAGTGAATGGAAAAGAGGCAAAGCCTGGAACAGTATTAAGCGTAGGAGATATAATCCAAATTAACTTTGGAGCCAATACAATGAAAATTGAAGTTTTAAAACTACTTGAACATGTTACAAAAGAAAGTGCTGAGGAAATGTACAGAAATATATAG
- the mazG gene encoding nucleoside triphosphate pyrophosphohydrolase codes for MKEKLSKLIVNMEVNMGKITVVGLGPGDVSSLTLGAIEIIGNGNKVFLRTEKHPTVEYLDQKGIEYNSYDYAYEIEASFEKVYEHITQDLVTKSQKHGHITYCVPGHPLVAEKTVAMLISLEKQGKIELEIVPGLSFIEPIILAVGHDPINGLKVIDGLNIKEISVDINIDCIITQVYDKMRASEVKLALAEIYGDEHEIYVISSAGIKKDEEIVKIPLYELDRVDNIGYLTSIYVPRVKDKSIYDIYDLIRIMEKLRGEEGCPWDAEQTHVSLREYIIEEAYEVVDAINNEDMDALADELGDLLLQVVFQSQIGKEEGYFNFWDVTTNICKKLIYRHPHVFLDKTADNVYEALKNWNDMKAEEKNIKTYTERLKDIPKSLPSLMRSYKVQQRAADVGFDWEHVNGAIEKLHEELNEVIQEIENNNKENLELEIGDLIFAIVNVSRFLNINPENAINKTIEKFVERFEFIETESKKMGKNLKEMSLEDMDFMWEKAKIHKNKKNDKK; via the coding sequence TCAAAGCTAATTGTAAATATGGAGGTAAACATGGGTAAAATTACAGTGGTAGGGTTAGGGCCAGGTGATGTTAGTTCACTCACATTAGGTGCTATAGAAATTATAGGTAATGGCAATAAGGTTTTTTTGAGAACAGAAAAGCACCCTACAGTCGAATATTTAGACCAAAAAGGTATAGAATATAACTCATATGACTATGCTTATGAGATAGAAGCAAGCTTTGAAAAGGTCTATGAGCATATAACTCAAGATTTAGTAACAAAGTCCCAAAAACATGGTCATATTACTTATTGTGTACCTGGTCATCCATTAGTTGCTGAAAAAACAGTGGCAATGCTTATAAGCCTTGAAAAACAGGGAAAGATAGAGTTAGAGATAGTACCAGGTTTAAGCTTTATTGAGCCAATAATCTTAGCAGTAGGACATGACCCTATAAATGGTCTAAAAGTAATAGATGGACTTAACATAAAGGAAATAAGTGTCGATATAAATATTGACTGTATTATAACTCAAGTGTATGATAAAATGAGAGCTTCAGAGGTTAAGCTTGCTCTTGCTGAAATATATGGAGATGAGCATGAAATATATGTTATAAGTTCAGCTGGTATTAAAAAGGATGAAGAAATAGTCAAGATTCCTCTTTATGAACTGGACAGGGTAGACAATATAGGCTATTTAACAAGCATATATGTACCTAGAGTAAAGGACAAATCCATATATGACATTTATGATTTAATTAGAATAATGGAAAAGCTAAGAGGGGAGGAAGGATGCCCTTGGGATGCAGAGCAAACCCATGTATCATTAAGAGAATATATAATTGAAGAAGCCTATGAAGTTGTAGACGCAATTAACAATGAGGACATGGATGCCTTAGCAGATGAATTAGGCGATTTGCTTTTACAAGTAGTATTTCAAAGTCAAATAGGTAAAGAGGAAGGATATTTTAACTTCTGGGATGTGACAACAAATATCTGTAAAAAGCTTATCTATAGACATCCACATGTGTTTTTAGATAAAACAGCAGATAATGTATATGAGGCCTTAAAAAATTGGAATGATATGAAGGCTGAGGAAAAAAACATAAAAACATATACTGAGAGACTTAAAGACATACCTAAAAGCCTTCCTTCGCTTATGAGAAGCTACAAGGTGCAGCAAAGAGCTGCTGATGTTGGATTTGATTGGGAGCATGTAAATGGAGCAATAGAGAAGCTCCATGAAGAGCTTAATGAAGTAATACAGGAAATAGAGAACAATAATAAAGAAAATCTAGAATTAGAAATAGGGGATTTAATATTTGCTATAGTAAATGTAAGTAGGTTTTTAAACATAAATCCTGAGAATGCAATAAATAAAACTATAGAAAAATTTGTCGAAAGATTTGAGTTTATTGAAACCGAAAGCAAAAAAATGGGCAAGAATTTAAAGGAAATGTCCCTAGAAGATATGGATTTCATGTGGGAAAAAGCAAAAATACATAAAAATAAAAAAAATGATAAAAAATAG
- the yabQ gene encoding spore cortex biosynthesis protein YabQ: MDSYVQNQGYIFLSTLYGGIIIGFAYDIYRIFRYYFKPKKIATFIEDFIFWIIISLISLTVLLYTNWGEIRGYVFIGFFSGAFLYSKLLSKIIISTIVWIVNGIISILRRVFKVIFFPFRLIMSKLREPYVKLKSSVNRLTRKTKRYLGLPFVVLKRCKKNIKTLFRKK, translated from the coding sequence ATGGATAGCTACGTCCAAAATCAAGGATATATTTTTCTTTCAACTTTATATGGAGGCATCATTATTGGATTCGCATATGATATATATAGAATATTTAGATATTATTTTAAACCAAAAAAAATAGCTACATTTATTGAAGATTTTATTTTTTGGATAATTATTTCCTTAATTTCTCTTACAGTTCTTTTATATACGAATTGGGGAGAAATAAGGGGCTATGTTTTTATTGGGTTTTTTAGTGGTGCTTTTTTATATTCAAAGCTTTTAAGCAAGATTATTATTAGCACCATAGTTTGGATAGTAAATGGGATAATAAGCATTCTAAGGAGAGTGTTTAAGGTTATTTTCTTTCCCTTTAGATTAATTATGTCAAAGCTTCGCGAACCATATGTAAAGCTTAAATCTAGTGTAAATAGATTAACTAGAAAAACTAAGAGATATCTGGGTTTACCCTTTGTAGTGCTTAAAAGATGTAAAAAGAACATTAAAACTCTATTTCGCAAAAAATAA
- the yabP gene encoding sporulation protein YabP has translation MVTEKKTTLKSNNIILEDREKLGISGVEYVESFNDNTIILFTSKGGLTIKGASLNISKLNLDDGNVTIQGIINSLNYTNKELSANKGGGLLGKMFK, from the coding sequence ATGGTTACGGAAAAGAAAACCACATTAAAGAGTAACAATATTATACTTGAAGATAGAGAAAAGCTTGGCATATCAGGTGTTGAATATGTAGAGAGCTTTAACGATAATACTATAATCCTTTTTACATCAAAAGGAGGACTTACTATTAAGGGCGCTTCATTAAATATAAGCAAGCTAAATTTAGACGATGGTAATGTAACTATTCAAGGTATTATAAACAGCTTAAATTACACTAACAAAGAACTATCGGCTAATAAAGGAGGGGGCTTGTTAGGGAAAATGTTTAAGTAA
- a CDS encoding HU family DNA-binding protein yields the protein MNKAELVASMAEKSNLTKKDAESALNAFMKSVEEALAGGEKVQLVGFGTFEVRERKAREGRNPRNPEEVIKIPASSAPVFKAGKTLKEAVNK from the coding sequence GTGAACAAAGCTGAATTAGTAGCTAGCATGGCTGAAAAAAGCAACTTAACAAAAAAAGATGCAGAAAGCGCTCTTAATGCATTCATGAAAAGCGTTGAAGAAGCATTAGCAGGTGGAGAAAAGGTACAATTAGTTGGTTTTGGTACTTTCGAAGTTAGAGAAAGAAAAGCTAGAGAAGGTAGAAACCCAAGAAACCCAGAAGAAGTTATTAAAATACCAGCTTCTTCAGCACCAGTTTTCAAAGCTGGCAAAACATTAAAAGAAGCAGTAAACAAATAA